In Bos javanicus breed banteng chromosome 2, ARS-OSU_banteng_1.0, whole genome shotgun sequence, the following proteins share a genomic window:
- the RBBP4 gene encoding histone-binding protein RBBP4 isoform X2 — translation MADKEAFDDAVEERVINEEYKIWKKNTPFLYDLVMTHALEWPSLTAQWLPDVTRPEGKDFSIHRLVLGTHTSDEQNHLVIASVQLPNDDAQFDASHYDSEKGEFGGFGSVSGKIEIEIKINHEGEVNRARYMPQNPCIIATKTPSSDVLVFDYTKHPSKPDPSGECNPDLRLRGHQKEGYGLSWNPNLSGHLLSASDDHTICLWDISAVPKEGKVVDAKTIFTGHTAVVEDVSWHLLHESLFGSVADDQKLMIWDTRSNNTSKPSHSVDAHTAEVNCLSFNPYSEFILATGSADKTVALWDLRNLKLKLHSFESHKDEIFQVQWSPHNETILASSGTDRRLNVWDLSKIGEEQSPEDAEDGPPELLFIHGGHTAKISDFSWNPNEPWVICSVSEDNIMQVWQMAENIYNDEDPEGSVDPEGQGS, via the exons ATGGCCGACAAGGAAG ccTTTGATGACGCAGTAGAGGAACGTGTGATCAACGAAGAATacaaaatatggaaaaagaaCACCCCTTTTCTTTACGATTTGGTGATGACCCATGCTCTGGAGTGGCCTAGCCTAACTGCACAGTGGCTTCCAGATGTAACCAG accagaagggaaagatTTCAGTATTCATCGACTTGTCCTGGGGACACACACATCAGATGAGCAAAACCACCTTGTGATAGCCAGCGTGCAGCTCCCTAACGATGACGCTCAGTTTGATGCTTCACACTACGACAGTGAAAAAGGAG AATTTGGAGGTTTTGGCTCGGTTAGTGGAAAAATTGAAATAGAAATCAAGATCAACCATGAAGGAGAGGTAAACAGGGCACGCTATATGCCCCAGAACCCTTGCATCATTGCAACCAAGACTCCATCCAGTGATGTTCTTGTTTTTGACTATACAAAACATCCTTCTAAACCAG ACCCTTCTGGAGAGTGCAACCCAGACTTGCGTCTCCGTGGACATCAGAAGGAAGGCTATGGGCTTTCTTGGAACCCAAATCTCAGTGGGCACTTACTGAGTGCTTCAGATGACCAC acCATCTGCCTGTGGGACATAAGTGCTGTTCCAAAGGAAGGGAAAGTTGTGGATGCGAAGACCATCTTCACAGGGCACACGGCAGTAGTGGAGGATGTCTCCTGGCATCTGCTCCATGAGTCCCTCTTTGGGTCGGTTGCTGATGATCAGAAACTCATGAT CTGGGATACTCGTTCAAACAATACTTccaaaccaagccactcagttgATGCTCACACTGCTGAAGTGAACTGCCTTTCTTTCAATCCTTATAGTGAGTTCATTCTTGCCACAGGATCAGCTGACAAG ACTGTTGCCCTGTGGGATCTGAGAAATCTGAAACTTAAGTTGCATTCCTTTGAATCACATAAGGATGAAATATTTCAG GTTCAGTGGTCGCCTCACAATGAGACTATTTTGGCTTCCAGTGGTACTGATCGTAGACTGAATGTCTGGGATTTAAG TAAAATTGGAGAGGAACAATCCCCAGAAGATGCAGAAGATGGGCCACCAGAGTTGTTG TTTATTCATGGTGGTCACACTGCCAAGATATCTGATTTCTCCTGGAATCCCAACGAACCTTGGGTGATTTGTTCTGTATCAGAAGACAATATCATGCAAGTGTGGCAAATG
- the RBBP4 gene encoding histone-binding protein RBBP4 isoform X1 — protein sequence MADKEAAFDDAVEERVINEEYKIWKKNTPFLYDLVMTHALEWPSLTAQWLPDVTRPEGKDFSIHRLVLGTHTSDEQNHLVIASVQLPNDDAQFDASHYDSEKGEFGGFGSVSGKIEIEIKINHEGEVNRARYMPQNPCIIATKTPSSDVLVFDYTKHPSKPDPSGECNPDLRLRGHQKEGYGLSWNPNLSGHLLSASDDHTICLWDISAVPKEGKVVDAKTIFTGHTAVVEDVSWHLLHESLFGSVADDQKLMIWDTRSNNTSKPSHSVDAHTAEVNCLSFNPYSEFILATGSADKTVALWDLRNLKLKLHSFESHKDEIFQVQWSPHNETILASSGTDRRLNVWDLSKIGEEQSPEDAEDGPPELLFIHGGHTAKISDFSWNPNEPWVICSVSEDNIMQVWQMAENIYNDEDPEGSVDPEGQGS from the exons ATGGCCGACAAGGAAG cagccTTTGATGACGCAGTAGAGGAACGTGTGATCAACGAAGAATacaaaatatggaaaaagaaCACCCCTTTTCTTTACGATTTGGTGATGACCCATGCTCTGGAGTGGCCTAGCCTAACTGCACAGTGGCTTCCAGATGTAACCAG accagaagggaaagatTTCAGTATTCATCGACTTGTCCTGGGGACACACACATCAGATGAGCAAAACCACCTTGTGATAGCCAGCGTGCAGCTCCCTAACGATGACGCTCAGTTTGATGCTTCACACTACGACAGTGAAAAAGGAG AATTTGGAGGTTTTGGCTCGGTTAGTGGAAAAATTGAAATAGAAATCAAGATCAACCATGAAGGAGAGGTAAACAGGGCACGCTATATGCCCCAGAACCCTTGCATCATTGCAACCAAGACTCCATCCAGTGATGTTCTTGTTTTTGACTATACAAAACATCCTTCTAAACCAG ACCCTTCTGGAGAGTGCAACCCAGACTTGCGTCTCCGTGGACATCAGAAGGAAGGCTATGGGCTTTCTTGGAACCCAAATCTCAGTGGGCACTTACTGAGTGCTTCAGATGACCAC acCATCTGCCTGTGGGACATAAGTGCTGTTCCAAAGGAAGGGAAAGTTGTGGATGCGAAGACCATCTTCACAGGGCACACGGCAGTAGTGGAGGATGTCTCCTGGCATCTGCTCCATGAGTCCCTCTTTGGGTCGGTTGCTGATGATCAGAAACTCATGAT CTGGGATACTCGTTCAAACAATACTTccaaaccaagccactcagttgATGCTCACACTGCTGAAGTGAACTGCCTTTCTTTCAATCCTTATAGTGAGTTCATTCTTGCCACAGGATCAGCTGACAAG ACTGTTGCCCTGTGGGATCTGAGAAATCTGAAACTTAAGTTGCATTCCTTTGAATCACATAAGGATGAAATATTTCAG GTTCAGTGGTCGCCTCACAATGAGACTATTTTGGCTTCCAGTGGTACTGATCGTAGACTGAATGTCTGGGATTTAAG TAAAATTGGAGAGGAACAATCCCCAGAAGATGCAGAAGATGGGCCACCAGAGTTGTTG TTTATTCATGGTGGTCACACTGCCAAGATATCTGATTTCTCCTGGAATCCCAACGAACCTTGGGTGATTTGTTCTGTATCAGAAGACAATATCATGCAAGTGTGGCAAATG